The sequence GGCTTTGCTGGCTCTCCTGTGTGCCGGTCTGTCTCTAACTGGCCCCTTTTTATGGGGACATCAGTCCTGTTAGAGGAGGGTCGACCCTAATGAGCTCATCGGACCTTGATCACCCCTGTGAAGACCTTTGCTTTGTAGGTAGGGTCACACTCTGAGGAACTTGGGGTTGAGATTCCAGCACGTGAATTTCAGGGGCACGGTGTGACCCCTAACACTCTCCAAAGGCTCTGAGGTAGGAGCACACGTGGAACGTtccagggatggaaggaaggccTTCATGGCTGCAGGGGGTGAATCCAGGGGCAAGGAGAGCAGGCAGCCAGGGGGAGAAGCCAGACCATGTGGAGCCTCATGGGCCCTGGAGAGAAATGTGTCTCTGCTCTGCTCGGGGAAGGAAAGCCCTGGAAGGTCCTGGACTGGCTGCCTTTGCGGCCTTGTCCCCCGTCCTCACAGCCACGTGGAAGTGGAGGCTCCGTGCGGTGCCGTGACCCGGCTGACTTTCAGGCCCGCGGCTCCCCTGCTCCTCTGTCCTCAGCGAGCAGggaccctccccccagccccccaggtaCAAGGAAAGCGGGCGAGGACGGGGGTGCGTGGAGTCAGGTCCCCTGGAACCATGCGCTGTCTCTCTATCCTTCGGCGCCTCCTCAGCTGCAGAGCGGGGTGACGGTAACCTCCCGGGTTATTTGAGGATTGAATACTATGATCCCTGGATGGTGCCCGTCCCAGGTCCTGGCGTGGAGACGGAGCGCGCACCAGTGCCGGTAGTTCCTGCCGTCACGTATCCTTTCTCGGGCTCCGGGCCGGGGTGGAAGCGGTGGTgcgggaaggggtgggaggagggtggctCCCAAGGCGCGCGGGGAAGAGACACCTGGCAGGGCCATGTGAGAGCCAGGGCATCCCGTCCCCAGGGCCGAGCCAAGGTTGGTTGCCAAGGATTTGCACTCAGCAGCCCTGGGGTAAGATGGGGGATCCGCGGAGCATGGGCAGCGGCAGGGCCAGGGAGCTGCGGGGCCGGGGGCAGGGGAGAAGCCAGGCCCAGGACTGTCCCTGTCTGTGCCGGGAGAGGGCCAGAGCCCGGCCACTGGGCTGTGAAGCCAAggagccctccctccctcctctctgccgCCCGGGGCCCAGTGCCCTCTGTCGTGGAATTGCCCACACGCCTCTCTCTCGCTGTCCCGGCCTCCCTTGTGAGCTCCCCGCGGACACCATCTGATGGACGGATCCCCCCGGTCGGCACCCCCTGTGAGCTGACGGGCGCGGAGACGGATGGAAGGGGCTGGCGCCCGGGGGGCCCACGGGGCTGAGGTCAGGCCCACGGGTCGTGAGCTCGGAGGCCGGCACGTCAGGCTGCTTGACCGTTCCGGTTCTGTGTTTCCACAGGCGCGTGAGGCCCTGGGAGCTCTGGGAGATGAAGTTCGGCTGCCTGTCCTTCCGGCAGCCTCATGCGGGTTTCATCTTAAATGGGGTGAAGACCCTGGAGACGCGGTGGCGGCCCGTGCTGAGCGGCCACCGGCACCGCACCCTGGCCGTCCACATCGCGCACAGGGACTGGGAGGACGCGGCCTGGAGGGAGCTGCTGGCCGAGAGGCTGGGGATGAGCCCCGCGCAGATCCAGGCCTTGCTGCGGGACGGGGAGAAGTTCGGCCGCGGAGTGATAGCCGGCAAGTGACTGACGATCGCCTCCCGGGGCTGCCCCCCAGGGTCTCACCCGGGGCTTTGGCGCCTCGTTTCCTTTTGAACCGGTCGGTGTGGGGTTAGGGTTCGTTTTCCTGAGGCACCTCGCCTTCGGAGGGGCCGGGAAGGTCCCCTCCCCGCCACTCTGGGCCCCAGTCCCCCTTTGTGCTCCGAGAGGCAGAGGCGGGTCCGGCTCTGCCCGTGGCGCTCGCCtccgtgtgtgtacgtgtgcgcgcgcacgtgtacacgcgtgtgtgtgcgcgccgTGGCAGAGCCCGCGGGAGGCAGCACGGTAGCCAGAGCTGCGTGTGAGGGGGACCTGGGGACTCGGGCTGCCCGCCCGGCTTCGCGGGCCTGCCTCACCCCCGCCGCCCGCGGCATCCTGAGGAAGTCCCCTAAAGCCCCCGGCGGGGGCAGGTCCCACATCAACCGCTGGCCCCCGGTGGATCGCTCAGGGACCTGATTGCCCGTAGGCTCCCCGCAGCGGCGGCCCGGGGCCCTCCTGACCTGTACCTGCTGCCTGCAGCGGTCGGGCCTTGGTGGGGTCGTGGGGGACCAGGCCTCTCCTTTTCattgctctctccctccctccctccctccctccctccctccctccctccctccctccctccctcggccTCGCCCCCAATTCCCTGAACCGAGGTTGGCGGGTGGGAAGTGCTCGGCCAGAGGGACCCAGTTCACCCCGGGTCCCCTCGATGACGTGGTCTTGGTCTCTAGCGGTCGTGATTTGAATCACCTTGTTCTCCATCTGTGTGCTTCTGCCTTTGTGCACAGGGCTGGTTGACATTGGGGACACTTCGCTGTGCCCGGAAGACTTAGGTCCCAACGAGGTCGCGGAGCTGGAGAATCGAGCCCTGCTGCTCAACCTGCAGCAGAAGTACCTGACTGCGCTTGCCAACCCCCGCTGGCTGCTGCGGCCTGTCCCCGGGAGAGGCGGGAGGGACGTCTTCCAGGTGGACATCCCCGCGCACCTGATCCCCTTTGGGCAGGAGGCCTGACCAGACTGGGCTCTCGAGAGGAAGGTGACCGAGAGACCGGCTCGTTGTGCCACCGTCCACTCACCTTCACGCCCTGGACGTGCACGTCTGGTTCGGTCCGAATCGGCCCTGCCCCGGGGAGCGCTGCCCGCTCCGTGCTGTTCACGGAGGCAGACGTGCCCACCTGGTGCAGGGGCGGGGGTTGGGCCTCTCCTTGTGCGATGCCGCTCTGGGCTCAGCAACAGAGTCTCGAGGACTTTGACCTTTAGGAAAAGATCGCAGTGCCACTCGTTTTGGCCCTGCTGGTTCTGGGTGGTTGAGAGAAATGTGTTTTGAGGGGACCGGTTAGCGTTTTCCCCTCTTTGGCCTGGTCAGAACTCCCAGATGTTTGGACTGCGTCTGGGGAACGAACGATGGGGGAAGGCCAGTGGCGGGCCTCGTGCACGCGGGAGAGGACCACAGGCCCAGAAACAGGGCGCGGTCTGTCCTTGCAGGTGACCCTGGCCCTGTTGTAAAGCGTCCCTTGGCTCACGAAGCGTGTGTGTTAGACGTGCTGCCCGGCCACTTCACGTCCAAAGACAGGCTCCTAAATACAGCTCTGACGGCAAAGTGAAAAGGGCTGGCGCTCGCTTTGTGGAAATCTCTTACTTCTCTGTGGGGTTTGGGGCCATTTGTCAGCAAGCTTTCTAGGGGTTGTCACCTCTGAAGGTGCTGGGCTGTCCCCCAGGTGTCGGCTGGGAAGGGCCCGTCTCTTCTGAGGCAGACGGCAGTGTGCACGCCTACCTTGGTGGGTGGGATGGCCCTCCTTTCCGGCGGGCCTCTTTGGGAGGCCCCTGGATGGTGGGCTGGACACACGCTCAGCTGCGGATCAGAAACTTGTGGCATCGTAGGGGGACCCAGGAGGAGGCTCCTTCTGCTTCAGGATGCATGACTAATGGAAGGTGACACCCCTGAGGTCAGGAGCCAGGCTGCGCTGCCTCCCGACTAGCAGGCAAGGCCCAGGGACCAGCCTGTCCTGGGCTGGCCTCAGCGCTCCCGAGCCGCGTCCCTGGCTGAGCGTGGGAAATGCTGCTGCTTCAAACGAAAGGGGACGGCGGGGACCAAAGCCTGCCGGGGCTGTGGGTTTCCAGCCTCGTCGGGCCCGTCCACTGAGATGTGTGAATAGTACGGACAGTTAGAAAGGACACAAGACTCGCACTTCTCGTTCGATTCTTCATTTACTCCCGTGGACTTTGGCTTTTCTTTATTAGAGACAAAAGTAGATTCTTGGTTATGAGATGGGGCTTTTTGTGTGTCCCCAGGGGCCTGCGAGCTCAGGGATCGCAGTGGTCCTTGCACTGTTCGCGGAGAGCACGCCTGCAATCTGAGGAGCCCCCCTACTCCTCGTCCACCTCAGGGACCTTGTTTGGGGACGTAGCTAAAAGGGCCCGcagcaggagggagagacagCTGTTGTACAGAGACATCTCCGAGCCATAAGCCGGGTAAAGCGTGGGGCTGGCGGGCAGTTCCCTGGTGCCATACCGGGGGCACAGAAGTGACATTCCAGGGAGTGCCCTGCCCACTCAGGCCGCCCTGCTCACTGGGGGGATGGTGTTCCCTGGCCCATCGCGCTCCACCGCTCGTAGAGCACGTGCTAGAGGACAGGAAAGACTGGGTAGCGCTGGGCCCCTGAGCACCCGGGGCTTTCTTCTGGGTGGTGGAATCGTTGTAAGGGATTTGTGGGGAGCGTCTAGTAGCAGCCACCGGCTTCTTTCCCTCTGGGGCTGTTGCGCTGGTCCCGGGCTGATCAGTTGCTCCCAGCTTGCATTCCCTCTGAATGTTCTCGATGAGCAGAGGCTTGTCTCTCTGAAAGTTGGAGTTGCAGAAGATCTGCAATGAAACGAATCACTTTAGCCATTCTGGGAGAAAATACCCActcctccccgcccacccccgtCCATCATAATGGTCTTATCTGACTGTGGAGAAAAGGTCTCTTTAAGTTCCTGGCGGGTTATTCCGCCCTGGAGTGTGCGCTCCCTAGAGCTCCCCGAGGCGAGCCTCGGTCGAGGTGTTACTGTCGCTACCTGACATCTCGTGGCCTCTCGAGAGGGTCTGTAGGCACACCTGCAGGTCCCCTCTAAGGGGCTGTGGCTGAATACCACAGGCTCTACTTTCTCATCTTTCCTTAACTACCTTCTCACGTGAGGAAAGTTACTCTCCGAAATGAAACCCGTTCAGCACGTGGCCCATCTGGCCTCCCCGGGAGGTGTTCGAGTAACAAGAGAACATGGGCAATGGAAGGGCTTTCTGCTTTACCATCAGCCTCTTTTTCCCTGGAGAGTGGCTGGTCAGGCATATTTTGCTGAATCCGTACCGGTTCATTTGGCGGATGAAAGTCGTCAAGCTGTCTGTGTTGAAAATCCTGTCTGCGCCTCTGCGGTGAAGAACCTCCCTCTGGAAGAGGTCTTCCTTGATGATCACCATATCTCCCTTGTCATTCCAGCGCACAGAGGTGAAGGCGGGATCCTCCACCATCCTCCAGAGCTTTCTTGGGAGGGAGAGCTGAAGAATACTCTGGTTGGCCACACCGTAGTCTGCGCCCTGTGGTGGCGGGTTGTCTTGGGAGCCGGGATCTGGGCTCTCGGCTTGGTCACCCTGCTTCTCCGAACTCTCCCTTGAATCCACATTGGGATGCGGAGACGCACGAGAGGGGACCCACGTTGCTGGCTCTGCGTCAGCCGATGGGCCCAGCATGGCTGTACACAGCTCATCGCTACTCTGACTAGCCATGGAGCCAGTCTCGATTGGGAGCATTCTCCACCCGAGACCGTATCACTGAACTCTCAGGGCAGAAATGCCTTGGACCAGAGCGGGGATGCCCAGTAAATACTGTCCGCAAGATTCTAGAATCTCGGTAGTGGGGCAGCCAGCCACTCAAGTCGCAGTCTTCTTTATTGGTCGCGTGATGTCACCGAGGCGGTCTGGAGAGGGAGCCCTGGCCAAGTgtaggggaggggatggggacggGGTCCCAGGCGCCTGGCTGTTTTTCTGAAAGTCTCGAAAAGTGTGGTTCAAGTTCCCGGGAAAGACTTCCGTCTGCCGCCAGGCACCTTGTTTCAAGGGGCCAGGCCCCGGATGGGTTGAGAAACGTGATCCTGTCTCCACTCCCATCCCTTGATGCTGGCTTCCGATTTGCTCAAGGGCCAGGCCCTGGCGAGGCGTAGCTTGGCTGCCACTGAGGCCACAGGGATCACGTGGGCCCCTGGCGACTCTCCCTCCCAGAGGATGGGGCTCCCTAGCGGGCTGGTTGGCCTAGCCTGAGTCGGTGCCCATCCCCCTTCCGGCTCTGGTCGCTTGCAGCTGCTCCTGCCAGCTGGTCGGTCCCGCTCAGATGGGCCCAAACAAAGGGTCCTGATTTCCTGCCTCCCAGGTCAAGCTGTCCCCAGAGTAGGGCTGTGCACGACCTCACATTCAACTCGAGTGTTCCCCAAGCACctcagacacagccctgcccacgaCGCCGCGTGGGAGGGCGTAGCCACGTGCCCTCCGCTGGGCATCGAGCCTCCTTTTGGGCTCTGCCTGCCCCCAGACCTCATCCCTGTGCGGATCACAGAGGGATTGTCTTCAGCGTCCATTTCTTCCCGCAGAAGCCCTCCTCGTGGCCCAAGAGCGCTCACTTTTGGAACACCTGCGTGCGTCCTTTTCCCATCGCCTTCCCAGACCGTCGGATTCAGCCTCCCTGGAGGCTGCCTCGAAAGCCCTGTTTCCTTTCCGCAGTGGGGTGGTTTGGCTTCTGCTCCCCTCGATCCTGGCCTCCCACGTCCACCTTGGGTCTCCGTGGGTACTTGCCCTTTGAAGGACTTGATCTGGGGCTTCGGCGTGTAGCCTGTCCCATTGAAAGCAAGCATTTCACTGGTGCGCGCCCAGGCCAGCCCTGCTCTCCTTCCTCACGcccgcccctgcccccctccacccccaccccccggggccCTGTCCCTGCTGTTACCTTGAGGATACATAGAATGATCTTGTTTGCTTTCAGCTTCGACGCTTTTGAACGGGCCTACGTGACACAGACTCAGTCCCAAGGTAATTTCCTACTTGCCAACCTAGACGTGACCGGGAGAAGCCCCCGTCCACGTGCATTTGGAAATAGATGAGGGTCTGGGTGTCGGACGCGCCGAAACCCGAATGAGAGTCGTCTGTCTTCACCGCAGGTGGGAGGATAGGATGGTGGGTTTGGTGATGCGTGTTCTCTGGCCGTTGTGGGCGACTTTGTCCTTCATAGTCACTGTGTAGGGGACAGAGCGGCACCTTGGAAAGGCCCGTCTGCGAGGATCCTAGGTCCCTGTCCCAGCTCCGCCACTAAGCAGGGTCATCTGCCCTCTGTGAGCGCCGCTGCCCTATTTCTGAAAGGGGAGAGCTAAGAGGGTGTGCGGGAGGATCGCCCGAGGTGCCTTTCAGCCTAAGGACTGGCATCCTGGATGGAGCTCCCGGGCCTAGATTCGGGCCTGCTCCCTGGTCTTTATGCTTCTAAACTGGTTTACAAAGCATTCTTCAGGTCAGTTCCTCCTGTAGGGACATGACCTCGGAGGCTGCGAATTTTGGCGGAGGCCGTCGGTGGCTCCTCGGAAGGGGCCCAAAGGCTGGGGCCTCCTCGGGCCGAGCCTGCCTGTGTGGCCTTGCCTGCTGCCCCCCTCCTCGGGCCCTCCCTCGCCCCCTGGGTCCCGTAGGAACTGCCTCCTTCctggtccccctccctcccaggtgcCAGCTGGGCCCCGGCGGTGGGTTTGTGTGGCACCGTGGGGTCTTTCTCAGCCGGGTCTCGGGACCCTTCAGCTGGGCAGGCACAAGCCCTGGCGACGTCCAAGGCCTGCCTTTCCCAGCCTcgccctccagcccctgcccttggCTTCCGTGCCCTGATGCCCCCAGCCCAGAGGCCCCCCAGCCGCTCCCCTCCCTCGCTGCCGCCAGGGTCTCGGGGTGTCTGCCGGCGTTAACTTCCCTCCAGTATCTGAGGAGGCTGCTGCAGGGGCCTTATCCCAGTAGGCACTGGGGCCTTACAGTCAGTCCCAGGCAGTCTCAGTCCCTCCCTCCCCGTGGCTCAGCCATGAGCAGCTCAGCAGGCCAGGTTCCCGTTGGACAGGAGGGccccagggcaggagcagggacAGGGCGCCGTCACACGGGAAGGTGCCGGGACTGGACGGAAATGCCGGCACCTGGCGGTGTCAGATCTCAACAAACCACAGACGAGCCCCACACTGTCTCTGCTTCTCCTTGGCACCTTCCTTTCTTGGGCCTGCTTTTTGTCAACTGAAAGACGCCGTGTGACACTGAGAAGAGCAATGAATCGCCAGTCAGAAGGTCAGCCacgggctggggtgggtgggaacAGCGTGTGCTCGAGAGGAATTCAGACCAGGGCTCTGGTCCCCACGCCGTCACTTACCAGCACGTGATCCTGGGAAGATTCCCAAGCCCCGTGGCCTCAGGTTCCTCACCCGTGAAGCGAATGGGTGTGATGAGCCCTGTCTCGGGCTGCAGGGATGTGTGTGAGCTACGTAGAGCGGCTCACAGGGCCTGGCGTCTGTTGGAACTTCGATGATTGGCAGGTATCTCTCATATTGTTCGGCCTCagacccttcccctctctcctctggcgTTTGGTTGGGCGGTTTCTTGTCCCGGTCATGTCAGAGAATATGCAGCTCAATAGGATGTGGAAAAGCTAATGAGCCAAACAAGATGTTTCATCAATAAAACTAAGGAAATGTTCCCAGTTAGAGGGTGTGTTAAATTCGGGCGCGGAGGGGTGTTCCCAGCGAGATACAACACGGAGCTCCAGGAAATAGAATCAAGGAACAAGGCTTTGCATCCCTCCCAGATGCTCTTCCATCCAGACCGTTCCTTTGCTTCATTTCAGCCCCGCCAGACATCGAGTCCTTGATTACAATTGCCAAAGTACAGTCACGATAACGATTAAAGCTAATTAGCACCTTGGGTTCTGGTTCCCCCAAGAACAGGGAAAAGAGGGCCTGTCCACGGACTTCTGGGCATCACGTCAAGGGAGTGTGACCGCGTTTCTCCAGCTGTTGCATATATAACACCTACTTCTTCACTATGGTCAAGTGCAATGCGACCAGAGCCGGgaccccttccttcctgcccgaGTATGAGATTTCTCTCGGGTTCATCCGTGCTCCAGAAGGACACCTCACGGTAATGTCGCATTTCAGACTTTCCCCCCAAACCCAAGTCACACCGCCTGCAGGTctggctgctgccaccacccAGCTTCATCACCGTCACCTCCCCACAGAAGGAAGCCCCGCTTCCCAAAGCCCCAAACTGCCCTGGCTCGGGGCACTTAACACTCCAGGGCTCGCTCCTGGAGCCCCACCGCCTCGTCCCATGTGGACTTGTTCTGTGGGACTTAGGGGACGTCTCACCACCTTCCTCATGAGACAGCGGCTCCTAGACCATCACTCTACGTGTGAGTGTGTCCTGCTTTTCCTAGCGTTCCCGCTAGTAACACAGGGCCTTCCGGAGAGCAGAGGCTCCGTGGAGGTCTGCCGAATAAATAAGCCAGAGAGCAGGGGCCTTACTTACTCAAATCAGTTTTTTCATACTTTCGTAAATCACCATGCAAATCCAACTAAACAGAGATAGCTTAGTTTTACAGAATGACAGACAGGCAGGATAAGAAGCAAAAACTCACTacgattacttttatttttctaattctttccccATCTATATTACTGCTAAGTACTTTCACATTTCCAGAGCAGTTCTGATTCCAATTCCGTGTTATCTGCTTCAGGGTCACAAAATGAAATGGGAGATTTCCCAGTCTCTTTTACAAAACAGCAAAACTCTTGTTCTTAAACTGGGTAATTATAAACACATTCTAGTCAATGTCATTCACAAAGTTAGATACTGAAGCTTGTTTACTATTCCATTAAACGGATTACCATATTAAAAACTCctaaagaaaacacagatgaTATTCCATGTCATCTTACACAACAGGAACCCAAAGATGCTACACACCATGTTCCCCCCACTCGCAGGGGCCCTCACTACTTGGAAACTCGACCGCTCTCTCTTCAGACTCAGAGTGAAGGACCAGCCTCACTTGCTACCAGTGAACTTGGGCCTGGAAGGAGCCTGGCTGCTGCTCTGGCTCAGGCTCCCTCTTCCTCGTCGCTCACACCCTCTGCACACAGGGATGGGAAGGACCTGGGATCCAAGCTACTGACCCTGAGCAGATGCTCCAGGACCTGCCACTTGCTGGTCTCCGCGTAGGCCCGGGCACCCCACAGGAACTCGTAGCGGGCAGGGTCGCTGTGGGGCACCTGCCGGTCCTCCAGGTAGCCCTCCTGCACCCACACTTCGGTGAGCAGCTCCCCGGGCTCCCCATAGATGCAGGGCTCCCTCCCGGCACACACCCCCATGTTGCCGAGCActccccacacctcctcctcAGGGGCGCGGTCACCGAACAGGGTGATCACGCCCAGGACCAGCACCAGGAGGCCGGCCTCGGGCGTGCTCTGCCCGTCGCTCAG is a genomic window of Phocoena sinus isolate mPhoSin1 chromosome X, mPhoSin1.pri, whole genome shotgun sequence containing:
- the LOC116747381 gene encoding LOW QUALITY PROTEIN: heat shock transcription factor, X-linked member 3-like (The sequence of the model RefSeq protein was modified relative to this genomic sequence to represent the inferred CDS: inserted 2 bases in 1 codon; substituted 1 base at 1 genomic stop codon) encodes the protein MLPIETGSMASQSSDELCTAMLGPSADAEPATWVPSRASPHPNVDSRESSEKQGDQAESPDPGSQDNPPPQGADYGVANQSILQLSLPRKLWRMVEDPAFTSVRWNDKGDMVIIKEDLFQREVLHRRGADRIFNTDSLTTFIRQMNRYGFSKICLTSHSPGKKRLMIFCNSNFQRDKPLLIENIQRECKLGATDQPGTSATAPEGKKPVAATRRSPQIPYNDSTTQKKAPGAQGPSATQSFLSSSTCSTSGGARWAREHHPPSEQGGLSGQGTPWNVTSVPPVXGTRELPASPTLYPAYGSEMSLYNSCLSLLLRALLATSPNKVPEVDEEXGGS
- the EOLA1 gene encoding protein CXorf40A homolog isoform X2, whose amino-acid sequence is MKFGCLSFRQPHAGFILNGVKTLETRWRPVLSGHRHRTLAVHIAHRDWEDAAWRELLAERLGMSPAQIQALLRDGEKFGRGVIAGLVDIGDTSLCPEDLGPNEVAELENRALLLNLQQKYLTALANPRWLLRPVPGRGGRDVFQVDIPAHLIPFGQEA
- the EOLA1 gene encoding protein CXorf40A homolog isoform X3, with protein sequence MKFGCLSFRQPHAGFILNGVKTLETRWRPVLSGHRHRTLAVHIAHRDWEDAAWRELLAERLGMSPAQIQALLRDGEKFGRGVIAGLVDIGDTSLCPEDLGPNEVAELENRALLLNLQQKYLTALANPRWLLRPVPGRGGRDVFQVTLALL
- the EOLA1 gene encoding protein CXorf40A homolog isoform X1 codes for the protein MKFGCLSFRQPHAGFILNGVKTLETRWRPVLSGHRHRTLAVHIAHRDWEDAAWRELLAERLGMSPAQIQALLRDGEKFGRGVIAGLVDIGDTSLCPEDLGPNEVAELENRALLLNLQQKYLTALANPRWLLRPVPGRGGRDVFQGPASSGIAVVLALFAESTPAI